In a single window of the Fusarium falciforme chromosome 3, complete sequence genome:
- a CDS encoding Zn(2)-C6 fungal-type domain-containing protein, producing MTSNDESPRESEGEGKDDIDSLNPASSISGKRQRKTKSTACRRCHARKVKCSGGQPCENCRQASKGAECSYPRKNRLVKVSQQYIDDLVAENQRLRNSRDGDTKARPELGAPEAPIAPTNGQTEATSTLQGTLLEERPWFFDMNVLHTPVLIGEASDAAFATRFRQAISEPGHSHIPRVNYAPDDRLLTLSDADCPWPIPSRARLLVNVALKYVSRCYHIVRKSQILEGLEQTIQNPHSTDSLLKSKLWALFAIGEMYSTRTAAKEKNFPGMRYFARATRVLRIISERPRIDAIEIRLLLSFYSLALNRRYTAYALAGSSVRLSVVMGLHLNVPESQLRDAAAREHRNRVWWTAYSFDRMWASRLGHPVAIQDNDIEVDFPSDPVLETPSDDFADSAYFIASIRLARLAWRVINSIYTRRPQQKTLSQRVQEALRDLRTFVEELPPHLHIESTDGPEPSPKPLSLHLYFNQVAITSTRPILLHVLRTHVTAWETQPRTEPQIPASAVTLSEACVRCARHSCRLLIECWIDGSFATFDYFYTQYLFAAATVLAISSLLDGKECRSDKEQFESAAQFLAQLKENGNFAAEEFCRHLDAMKVCMAAVQSRRGDFTIPDANLIQLDGIDVSQALTAANPTAGMALSEPSLQELLSQPVLDLQFIDASMYHDGSQGLYWPDISPESWTTNAWTPN from the exons ATGACCTCGAACGATGAGAGTCCCCGTGAGTCCGAGGGGGAGGGAAAAGATGATATCGACTCTCTTAACCCGGCCAGCAGCATCTCTGGCAAGCGGCAGCGCAAGACCAAATCAACGGC CTGCCGTCGGTGCCACGCCCGAAAGGTAAAGTGCTCGGGAGGACAGCCCTGCGAGAACTGCCGACAGGCAAGCAAGGGTGCCGAGTGTTCTTATCCCCGGAAGAACCGGTTGGTAAAGGTCAGCCAACA ATATATCGATGACCTTGTTGCCGAAAATCAGCGGCTCCGTAATAGTCGAGATGGGGACACCAAAGCTCGGCCTGAACTCGGCGCACCGGAGGCTCCAATTGCCCCTACCAATGGCCAAACCGAGGCGACCTCGACCCTTCAAGGGACCCTGTTGGAGGAACGTCCCTGGTTCTTTGACATGAATGTTCTTCACACACCGGTATTGATCGGTGAAGCATCAGATGCCGCCTTTGCCACACGTTTCCGTCAAGCCATCTCGGAGCCTGGACACAGCCATATTCCCAGAGTCAATTACGCACCGGATGACAGACTACTTACCCTCTCTGATGCCGACTGCCCTTGGCCTATTCCCTCCCGAGCACGGTTGTTGGTCAATGTCGCCCTCAAGTATGTCAGTCGCTGCTATCATATCGTTCGCAAAAGTCAGATCCTTGAAGGACTGGAGCAGACGATCCAGAACCCACATTCTACCGATTCGCTTCTGAAGAGTAAACTATGGGCCTTGTTTGCCATTGGAGAGATGTACTCGACGCGGACGGCggcaaaggagaagaacTTTCCAGGCATGCGCTATTTCGCTCGGGCGACCCGTGTGCTCCGCATCATCAGTGAACGGCCGAGGATTGATGCCATCGAGATCAGATTGCTTCTG TCCTTTTACTCACTTGCTCTTAACCGTCGGTACACGGCATATGCTCTGGCCGGCTCTTCAGTTCGCCTTTCTGTAGTCATGGGACTGCACCTAAACGTCCCCGAATCCCAGCTGAGGGATGCTGCTGCCAGGGAACACAGGAATCGAGTGTGGTGGACCGCGTATAGCTTCGATCGCATGTGGGCATCAAGGCTTGGTCATCCAGTTGCGATACAAGACAACGATATTGAGGTTGACTTCCCTTCGGATCCGGTATTGGAAACCCCATCAGACGACTTTGCAGACTCGGCATACTTTATCGCAAGTATTCGGTTGGCTCGCCTCGCCTGGCGGGTGATCAACTCGATTTATACGCGAAGGCCTCAGCAAAAGACCTTGTCTCAGAGAGTGCAGGAGGCTCTGAGAGATCTGCGTACCTTTGTGGAAGAGTTGCCACCTCATCTACACATTGAGTCGACGGACGGCCCTGAACCAAGTCCCAAGCCTCTCTCCCTACACCTTTACTTCAACCAG GTCGCCATCACTTCCACCCGACCTATTCTTCTACACGTTCTAAGAACTCACGTCACCGCTTGGGAGACGCAGCCAAGGACAGAACCCCAGATTCCTGCCTCTGCCGTCACCCTGTCAGAGGCTTGTGTGAGATGTGCGCGACACTCATGCCGTCTACTAATTGAATGCTGGATTGATGGATCTTTTGCTACGTTTGACTACTTTTATACCCAATACCTCTTTGCTGCTGCCACTGTTCTGGCCATTTCGAGCCTCCTCGATGGCAAGGAGTGCCGCAGCGACAAAGAACAGTTTGAGTCAGCCGCTCAGTTCCTGGCTCAGCTGAAGGAAAACGGCAACTTTGCCGCGGAGGAGTTCTGTCGACATTTAGACGCCATGAAAGTCTGCATGGCGGCAGTTCAGTCACGGAGGGGAGACTTTACCATACCGGATGCCAATCTCATACAGCTGGATGGTATCGACGTTAGTCAAGCACTCACGGCGGCCAATCCGACAGCTGGCATGGCATTGTCAGAGCCTTCACTACAGGAGCTCCTGTCTCAGCCCGTTCTGGATCTCCAGTTCATCGATGCGTCGATGTATCATGATGGTTCACAGGGACTGTACTGGCCGGATATCAGCCCCGAGAGTTGGACGACCAACGCGTGGACACCGAACTAA